CACCCTGCGCGACGAGGGCCACGAGCTCGTCTCCCTGGAGCGGTCCGGCGAGCACTTCGAGGCGAGCTTCCGAAAGAAGCCGTAGGTCGGGTTCGCCTCGGGTTAGCCCGAAGAGCGTAACCCGACGAACAACTAACCAACGACAGTCTTCGTGGTGAAACCCAGAGATCTCCCAAGAGCCCATGACCAGCACTCCCCTGACCGAGCACGAAATCCTGCGCTACTCGCGCCAGATCATCCTCCCGGAGGTGGGCGGTGCGGGGCAGGAGCGCCTGAAGCGCGCCCGGGTCCTGGTGGTGGGCGCGGGGGGGGTGGGGGCGCCGGCGGCCCTGTACCTCGCGGCCGCGGGGGTGGGGACCCTGGGGATCTGCGACGACGACCGGGTGGATCTCACCAACCTCCAGCGCCAGGTGATCCATGCCACGAAGGATCTGGGCCGGCCCAAGGCCGCCGCGGCGGCCGAGCGGCTGCGGGTCCTGAACCCCGAGATCCGGGTGGAGGAGCACCCGGTGCGCCTGCGGGCGGCCAACGCCCTGGCGATCCTGGCCGGGTACGAGGCCGTCGTGGACGGCTCCGACACCTTCGCCTCCAAGTTCCTGGTGAACGACGCCTGCGCCGCGGCGGGAGTGCCCCACGTCTTCGCCGGCATCCTGGGCTTCCAGGGCCAGCTCCTCACGGTGCTTCCCGGCCGGGGGCCCTGCTACCGGTGCTTCTTTCGCGAGGCGCCGCCGCCCGGCTCGGTGCCCACCTGCGCCCAGGCGGGCATCCTCGGCCCCGTGGCGGGGGTCCTGGGGAGCCTCCAGGCCCTGGAGGTCTTGAAGCTCCTTCTGGGCATCGGGGAGCCCGCCGCGGGACGACTGATCCTCTTCGACGGCCTGGGGCTCGCGTGGCGCGAAGTGGCTATCCACCGGGACCCGAGGTGCCCTTCTT
Above is a window of Thermodesulfobacteriota bacterium DNA encoding:
- a CDS encoding HesA/MoeB/ThiF family protein produces the protein MTSTPLTEHEILRYSRQIILPEVGGAGQERLKRARVLVVGAGGVGAPAALYLAAAGVGTLGICDDDRVDLTNLQRQVIHATKDLGRPKAAAAAERLRVLNPEIRVEEHPVRLRAANALAILAGYEAVVDGSDTFASKFLVNDACAAAGVPHVFAGILGFQGQLLTVLPGRGPCYRCFFREAPPPGSVPTCAQAGILGPVAGVLGSLQALEVLKLLLGIGEPAAGRLILFDGLGLAWREVAIHRDPRCPS